CACCATTTTTTCACTATTCCACATCTTCCGAATTCTCCTCAATAAAATCTGCTTTATAAAGGCCACTCACGACTTTATACCAATCAAAAATTTCGATAGCGATAACCTTAACTGAAGCATAGATAGGAATGGCTAAAAAGACTCCCCAAATCCCGAATAACGATCCCGCTGTTAGAAGCACAAATAAGATAGTGATGGGATGAATACTAAGTTTGCTTCCGAGTACTAAAGGACTTACAATTCGGCCTTCCATAGTTTGCTCAATCATAAAAACAATAATGACTTTCAGAATCATTGTCGGACCTGAAATCGCTGCTAAAATAAAAACTGGAATCTGGGCAATAAAGCTCCCCAAATAAGGAACTAGATTCAAAAATCCTGCAATAATACCTAAGGTTACACTATATCTTAAGCCGATGATGCTGTACATCACAGCAAACATAATCCCTACTGCAACGGCAACAAGCACCTGCCCTTGAACATAACCCGACAATTGTTTATTAATCTTTGTCAACACACGTGTTGTTGGCTGTCTTAACTTAGGTGGTAAAAATTGGGTAACATAGCCTTTTAATTGGTCACCATCTCTTAATAAATAAAATAAAATAAAAGGTGAAATTAAGATAGCAACCGCTACTCTAGCAACTGTCGAAGCAAAATCTCCTGCCCATGTTACAAAAGAAGAAGAGATACGCTGAGCGTAGCTGATAATATTTTCGGATAAATCATTAATAACTTTTTGCAACTCAATGGTGAAATCGTTTAATTCTCTATTTTCAAGCAAGCGTGTGAGTTGATGTTCGATATCTTCAATGTAGGCAGGTAGGTTCAGCATGAAGTTGCTAAATTGATTTTCAACAGCTGGTACCAATACTGCTATGCCCCAGATAAGTAAGGCAATAACAATAATAAAAACTAGAGCAATGGCAAGCGTGCGTTTTAGTTTAAATTGTTTTTCAAAGAAATCAACAAAGGGTTTCAATAAATAATATAGTAAGGCTGATATCACAATCGGTAACATGATAACAGCAAGAAAATCAACGACAGGTTTAAATAAATGGGAAATCTTAGTAAGCAAAAAGATATTGAGGAACAAAAGGAAACTTACAAGCAGAATGATTGCCCCTTTACTATTTAAAAACCACTTAAAAAACCAGCTAAAGGCTATTTTTTTATCTTCTGATTGTTTCATTTGAGCTCCTTTTTGTTAAGGCCTTGATAGAAAGTCACCTTTTGATCAATAAGTCTATTTTCCTGATAAGTAAATTTTGCCGAGAAAAAAGGTACATCTTCCAATATCCATTTAAACATTTGATAGTCACCTTCCCAAGTTGGTTTTTCAAGAACTTTACTATATGGTACCCACTCTAAAGTTCCTTCAAGAGATTCATCATCTGAGATCAACTCTCCTTCAAATGCTGTTACCTTAAACACATAGGTGTACCAGTCATGGCCAGGCGTAAAATTAGGAAAAGTAATCACACCCTTAAAATCCATTTGTTTCACTTTTAGATGCGTTTCTTCAAAAATTTCCCGAATAGCACATTCTTCAGGAGATTCACCAGCCTCTAGCTTTCCACCAACTGAAATCCATTTACCTTCATGAACATCGTTTTCTTTTTTATTCCGGTGCATGAGTAAAAGTTCTTTTCCGTTATCAATATAGCAGATAGTTGCCAACTTCGTCATTTAATCACCTCTTTCACTTATCTAACTATTATATCAAGTTATTCTCCAAAATGTGCTATAATTTCTTCAAGAACTGGAAAACCAGAAGAGAAGTCTTTATATGATTCATACACTACTTTTCGGAACTTATACTAAGCGCCTGTCTCAGGGCATTTATCAGGCTAAATTTGATACTAAAAGCGGGAAACTCTTCGAATGCCAGCTCTTTACCAAAACTAAACAGCCAACTTATTTAGCTTGGGCTAATAAGGGAGATTTGCTTGCGGTTAAGCAAAACAATAAGATGGGAGGCATCGCTTCTTTCAATGCAGGTGGCAAAGAAATTAACCATGTTCTTTTGGAAGGCGCACCCCTTTGCCACCTTCATTTTGATCAACAACGACAATTAGCTTATGGGGCAAACTACCACAAAGGTGAAATCTCAGTTTATTTTGTTAATTCTGACGGTTCTTTAACACTGTCAGATATCATAAAACACGACGGAAATGGTCCACATCCGAATCAAGAAACGGCACATGTACATTTTGTTGGATTAACACCAGATAATGTTTTAGTCACCTGTGACTTAGGAAGTGATCAGATGATCACTTATGCTATCAGCAGTGAAGGCAGACTAAATCCCTTGGATACTTATGATTCTACTTCTGGAGCTGGTCCTAGACACCTTGTTTTTCATCCTCACTTACCAATCGCTTATCTCTTATGTGAATTAAACGCAAGCATTGAAATACTGTCTTATACAGGAAATGGTCATTTTGAACGATTGGATATCATCTCAACCATTCCCAATAGCTATCAAGACTTCAATGCAACTGCTGCCATACGCCTATCATCTGATGGAAACTTTCTTTATGCCAGCAATCGCGGTCCTGATTCCATTGCGGTATATAAGATTCAGGACAATGGTTGTTTAGAACTTCTTCAACTCGAAAATTCCAGAGGCAATATTCCAAGAGATTTTATCCTATCACCTGATGAAAAACACCTTATTGTCGCTCATCAAGACTCTGATAATATTACAGTTTTTAAACGTTCTCCTGAAACTGGTAGATTAACTGTCTTATCAGACGACTTTCACGTTCCAGAATGTGTCTGTCTGCTATTCAAATAAATTGCTATTTCTTTCATAAAGTGTTTTAATTGATAATAGAAAGGGGTACTCATATGAAACCACAAGAACTATTCGACCAAGTCAAAGAAATGATTGCCAAGAAGGATTTTTCAGAAGCTAAAACCTTCATCGAAGACCACAAAGAAGATTTAGGACAATATTTTGATAAAGCCAAAGGATTAATCGAAAATTCTGATGCTGTCAGCGGTGTTGTTGACAAAGTTAAAAATCTCTTTGGAAAATAAGGAAGCTGAGAAAAGTATTCCGAATCAGAAAAACCCATCTCCCAAATTGTTATAAAAAATTTGAGATGATGGGTTTTATTGTCAAAAATTTTCTCCTCAAACAGCATCTTTTATCAGCCTCTAACATTTACACTAAGATGCCACCTACTCTCTATCCACAGATTTGTTGAGAATTAAACATCACTTTTTGACTTGAAAAATTTTGAAAGTCCTATCATTATAATCATATAGAGATTGTGACTAACGCTATGATATTTTACAAACGAAAAAACTTGTCTTTCATTCTTCTTGAAAGACAAGTTTTTTGTTTTACTTAATAACTTTTTGCGTTGCAGCGTATTTTGCTTCAACGGCTTCTTTTTCTGCTTTCCACCACTCTTGGTTGTCAGTGTACCACTTGATAGTCTCTTCTAAACCTTCTGAGAAGTTAGTAAATTGTGGTTCCCAGCCTAGCTCTTCACGAAGCTTACTTGAATCAATAGCATAACGTAAGTCATGACCTGCACGGTCTGTGACGTGATCATAAGCATCTTTAGGTTGCCCCATTTTTTCAAGAATCATTTCAAGAACTTCTTTGTTGTTCTTTTCACCATCAGCACCAATCAAGTAAGTTTCGCCCATACGCCCCTTAGTTAAGATAGCCCAAACTCCAGTTGAATGATCATTGGTATGAATCCAGTCACGAACGTTTTTACCCTCACCATAAAGTTTTGGTTTAATGCCAGCCAATATGTTGGTGATTTGGCGCGGAATAAACTTCTCAATGTGTTGGTATGGTCCGTAGTTATTTGAACAGTTAGAAATAGTCGCCTTGACACCAAATGAGCGCACCCAAGCTTTGACTATCAAGTCTGATGCTGCCTTAGTTGATGAATAAGGTGATGATGGGTTGTAGTTGGTTTCGGCAGTGAATTTTTCACCTGGTCCCTCACCATGTCCTGGTAAATCTTCACGAAGTGGTAAATCACCATAAACTTCATCTGTTGACACATGGTGGAAACGGATATCGTACTTACGAGCTGCTTCAAGTAGGGTGTAAGTTCCGATAAAGTTGGTGTGAATAAATGGACTTGGATCATTGAGAGAATTATCATTATGACTCTCAGCTGCGTAGTGAACAATGGCATCAGCCTTAGCAGCCAATTGATCCACTAATGCCGCATCAGCAATGTCGCCAACAACCAATTCAACGCGATCACCAAGAATAGATTCGATATTCGCTTTATTCCCAGCATAAGTGAGTTTATCAAGAACAGTCACGCGGACTTCTGGGTGGTTATTGTAAACGTAATGCACGAAGTTAGAACCGATGAAACCAGCTCCACCTGTGACGATGATATGTTTGAACATTATTTTCTCCAATTTTCTTTTTTTGGAGTTGCCTTAGGTAGCGGAGTACGCAAGCAACTCCCTTTTATAGGCTCGATTTACTCGCCTTATTTATCTAAGATCTCTTTTAAATAGTTAATTTTATCAAAATCTTTTTGGTTGTTGTTTTCTGCGCGATAGCTATCTTTAGAAGAAGCTTGGTAAATGTTGAGGTATTGTTCCAAAGTAGGAAGGTAATAACGAATGCCCTGATTCTCTATTTCTTCTAGATCTTCTAAGGCTACACCAGCAAAGGCTGGTAGAGAATGAATACCTCCGAATTCCACGGAAAGATTACTTTTCTGAAATTCGTGTTCATGTCTGTCGACCAAATGATAGCCTAATGCTTCCATAATGAGATTGAGTTCATCAAACTGGTAAATCCTTCCTTCATCAGGTGCCTCCCAACCTCTAGGATCACTAGGGACGTGAATGTCTATATCCTGTGGATTCCAACTTTTTCCAGTTCGAATTTCTAAGCCTAGACTGCCCATCAGAAGCGGTGTAATCCCAATATGATTGAGTCGCTCTGCAATTTCCAAAAAGCTCTCAAACATTTTATAAATCTTCTTTCTTTAAAGGTTTGACATCTTTGAGAAGGGGATGATTTTTATCTGCTTCTGAAACTTCTGCTGCTTCTAGGTTTTCCCACTTGATACCAAGTGTTTCATCTGCGTAATTGACAAAAGCGTACTTTGGCTTGAGTTCCAAAGCCCAGTAGTCATTGACCAAGTAGCTATAAGACACCTTATCTGACAAGACTTGGAAACCATTAGCAACACCTCGAGGCACAAAGATACCTTTTGAAGCATCAATAACTGTTTGATAGACATTACCAAAAGTATCACCTTCGCGGAGATCAACCCAAGATCCTAAAACCTTGCCTTCATCTGCAACAGAGATATATTTATCCCA
The sequence above is drawn from the Streptococcus pluranimalium genome and encodes:
- a CDS encoding phosphoribosylanthranilate isomerase: MFESFLEIAERLNHIGITPLLMGSLGLEIRTGKSWNPQDIDIHVPSDPRGWEAPDEGRIYQFDELNLIMEALGYHLVDRHEHEFQKSNLSVEFGGIHSLPAFAGVALEDLEEIENQGIRYYLPTLEQYLNIYQASSKDSYRAENNNQKDFDKINYLKEILDK
- a CDS encoding AI-2E family transporter yields the protein MKQSEDKKIAFSWFFKWFLNSKGAIILLVSFLLFLNIFLLTKISHLFKPVVDFLAVIMLPIVISALLYYLLKPFVDFFEKQFKLKRTLAIALVFIIVIALLIWGIAVLVPAVENQFSNFMLNLPAYIEDIEHQLTRLLENRELNDFTIELQKVINDLSENIISYAQRISSSFVTWAGDFASTVARVAVAILISPFILFYLLRDGDQLKGYVTQFLPPKLRQPTTRVLTKINKQLSGYVQGQVLVAVAVGIMFAVMYSIIGLRYSVTLGIIAGFLNLVPYLGSFIAQIPVFILAAISGPTMILKVIIVFMIEQTMEGRIVSPLVLGSKLSIHPITILFVLLTAGSLFGIWGVFLAIPIYASVKVIAIEIFDWYKVVSGLYKADFIEENSEDVE
- a CDS encoding dTDP-4-dehydrorhamnose 3,5-epimerase family protein; the encoded protein is MTEQFFDKELACRKIDAIPGLLEFDIPVRGDNRGWFKENFQKEKMVPLGFPESFFEEGKLQNNVSFSRKNVLRGLHAEPWDKYISVADEGKVLGSWVDLREGDTFGNVYQTVIDASKGIFVPRGVANGFQVLSDKVSYSYLVNDYWALELKPKYAFVNYADETLGIKWENLEAAEVSEADKNHPLLKDVKPLKKEDL
- a CDS encoding NUDIX hydrolase; its protein translation is MTKLATICYIDNGKELLLMHRNKKENDVHEGKWISVGGKLEAGESPEECAIREIFEETHLKVKQMDFKGVITFPNFTPGHDWYTYVFKVTAFEGELISDDESLEGTLEWVPYSKVLEKPTWEGDYQMFKWILEDVPFFSAKFTYQENRLIDQKVTFYQGLNKKELK
- a CDS encoding lactonase family protein, translated to MIHTLLFGTYTKRLSQGIYQAKFDTKSGKLFECQLFTKTKQPTYLAWANKGDLLAVKQNNKMGGIASFNAGGKEINHVLLEGAPLCHLHFDQQRQLAYGANYHKGEISVYFVNSDGSLTLSDIIKHDGNGPHPNQETAHVHFVGLTPDNVLVTCDLGSDQMITYAISSEGRLNPLDTYDSTSGAGPRHLVFHPHLPIAYLLCELNASIEILSYTGNGHFERLDIISTIPNSYQDFNATAAIRLSSDGNFLYASNRGPDSIAVYKIQDNGCLELLQLENSRGNIPRDFILSPDEKHLIVAHQDSDNITVFKRSPETGRLTVLSDDFHVPECVCLLFK
- the rfbB gene encoding dTDP-glucose 4,6-dehydratase, coding for MFKHIIVTGGAGFIGSNFVHYVYNNHPEVRVTVLDKLTYAGNKANIESILGDRVELVVGDIADAALVDQLAAKADAIVHYAAESHNDNSLNDPSPFIHTNFIGTYTLLEAARKYDIRFHHVSTDEVYGDLPLREDLPGHGEGPGEKFTAETNYNPSSPYSSTKAASDLIVKAWVRSFGVKATISNCSNNYGPYQHIEKFIPRQITNILAGIKPKLYGEGKNVRDWIHTNDHSTGVWAILTKGRMGETYLIGADGEKNNKEVLEMILEKMGQPKDAYDHVTDRAGHDLRYAIDSSKLREELGWEPQFTNFSEGLEETIKWYTDNQEWWKAEKEAVEAKYAATQKVIK